In a single window of the Bradyrhizobium erythrophlei genome:
- a CDS encoding ImuA family protein: protein MTGARTNTLATLRGSIERIESHGDAYTPDRVALGHADADATLQGGLAVGAMHEVFAEAGRQSAAATGFVAGLAGRAGARRPLVWVRQDFTEIESGALSMSGLAELGLDPRLMVTVRAADVDTALRTAADALACDALGVVVLEVWGEARQLDLVASRKLTLAAQASGVTGLVLRVAAEPQPSTAETRWIVRAAHSPPGALWSAWGAPVFDAQLVRNRHGPVGRWIMEWKCDECLFEKPAAYPQPVAAAPAHRPYQTPALAGRRFA, encoded by the coding sequence ATGACCGGCGCGCGCACGAACACGCTTGCGACGTTGCGCGGCAGCATCGAGCGCATCGAGTCGCATGGCGATGCGTATACGCCCGACAGGGTAGCGCTCGGGCATGCCGACGCCGATGCGACATTGCAGGGCGGCCTCGCGGTGGGGGCGATGCACGAGGTGTTCGCCGAAGCAGGCCGGCAAAGTGCCGCGGCGACCGGTTTTGTCGCAGGCCTTGCGGGACGGGCGGGCGCACGGCGGCCGCTGGTGTGGGTGCGTCAGGATTTCACCGAAATTGAATCGGGCGCGCTGTCGATGAGCGGGCTGGCCGAACTCGGTCTCGATCCGCGCCTGATGGTGACGGTGCGCGCGGCGGATGTGGACACCGCGTTGCGAACCGCCGCCGACGCACTGGCCTGCGATGCGCTTGGTGTCGTGGTGCTGGAAGTCTGGGGCGAAGCGCGCCAGCTCGATCTCGTCGCCAGCCGCAAGCTGACGCTGGCCGCGCAGGCGTCGGGCGTCACCGGCCTAGTGCTGCGGGTGGCGGCCGAGCCACAGCCCTCAACGGCGGAGACCAGATGGATCGTACGCGCGGCGCATTCGCCGCCGGGAGCACTTTGGAGCGCGTGGGGCGCGCCGGTGTTCGACGCGCAACTTGTCCGCAACCGTCATGGCCCGGTCGGGCGGTGGATCATGGAATGGAAATGTGATGAGTGCCTTTTCGAGAAACCGGCGGCGTATCCTCAGCCTGTGGCTGCCGCGCCTGCCCATCGACCGTATCAAACGCCAGCTTTGGCAGGACGACGGTTCGCGTGA
- a CDS encoding CoA transferase, protein MQTPREILADLWTLAGGDVAALNAVTLTGEEPQLPSSFRVAAAAQTSIAAAGLAAAQVWQLRSGQSQDVAVDMRHAVVECRSERYLRVDGKPPPPAWDAIAGIYKTRDQRFVRLHTNFPHHRDAVCKVLNCKAEREDVQAALMQWDGEAFETAAYAGGCVVAMMRSREEWSNLPHARALAALPLISIEKIGEAAPRPWPAGDRPLAGLRVLDLSRVIAGPVAGRTLAVHGADVLLISGPDLPSIPWLTIDTGRGKLTSFVELKSEQGKSVLRDLLAQADIFSQGYRPQALSALGFSPQDAARINPGIVYVSLSAYGHAGPWAERRGFDSLVQTATGFNHAEGQAAGVEGPKELPAQMLDHATGYLMAFGAMMAKARQSREGGSWHVRVSLARTGQWLWNLGRVADGFKTEDLRGDAVSPFVEEMSSGFGPLRAVNHSAVLSKTPAFWARPAMPLGSHPPQWPARA, encoded by the coding sequence ATGCAAACCCCTCGCGAAATTCTCGCCGATCTCTGGACACTGGCTGGCGGCGACGTTGCCGCGCTCAATGCGGTCACGCTGACCGGAGAAGAGCCGCAACTGCCGTCGTCGTTTCGCGTTGCCGCCGCGGCGCAAACCAGCATTGCCGCGGCCGGGCTTGCCGCCGCGCAAGTCTGGCAATTGCGCAGCGGGCAATCGCAGGATGTCGCGGTCGACATGCGTCATGCCGTCGTCGAATGCCGTAGCGAGCGCTACCTGCGCGTCGACGGCAAGCCGCCGCCGCCGGCCTGGGACGCCATCGCCGGGATCTACAAGACCCGCGATCAACGCTTCGTGCGGCTGCACACCAATTTCCCCCATCACCGCGACGCCGTCTGCAAGGTCCTGAACTGCAAGGCGGAACGCGAGGATGTGCAGGCCGCGCTGATGCAGTGGGACGGTGAGGCCTTCGAGACCGCGGCCTATGCCGGCGGCTGCGTGGTCGCGATGATGCGCTCACGTGAAGAGTGGTCGAATCTGCCGCACGCCAGGGCGCTGGCCGCCCTGCCGCTGATCTCGATCGAAAAAATCGGCGAGGCGGCCCCAAGACCCTGGCCGGCGGGCGATCGCCCGCTCGCTGGCCTGCGCGTGCTCGATCTGTCGCGGGTGATCGCAGGTCCCGTCGCGGGCCGCACGCTGGCAGTGCATGGCGCCGATGTGCTTTTGATCTCGGGGCCCGACCTGCCGTCGATCCCGTGGCTCACCATCGACACCGGCCGCGGCAAGTTGACGAGTTTCGTCGAACTCAAGAGCGAGCAGGGAAAAAGCGTGCTGCGCGATCTCCTCGCGCAGGCGGATATTTTCTCGCAAGGCTATCGCCCGCAGGCGCTGTCGGCGCTCGGTTTCTCGCCGCAGGACGCGGCGCGGATCAACCCCGGCATCGTCTACGTGTCGCTGTCGGCCTATGGCCATGCCGGGCCGTGGGCGGAACGCCGCGGTTTCGACTCCCTGGTGCAGACCGCGACCGGATTCAATCACGCCGAAGGGCAGGCGGCCGGCGTCGAGGGTCCCAAGGAATTGCCGGCGCAAATGCTCGATCATGCCACCGGCTACCTGATGGCGTTCGGCGCGATGATGGCGAAAGCGCGCCAGTCCCGCGAAGGCGGTAGCTGGCATGTCCGGGTGTCGCTGGCGCGGACCGGGCAATGGCTGTGGAATCTCGGCCGCGTGGCCGATGGATTCAAAACCGAAGATTTGAGAGGCGATGCAGTCAGTCCCTTCGTGGAAGAGATGTCCTCGGGCTTCGGCCCGCTACGGGCCGTCAACCATTCGGCCGTGCTATCGAAAACCCCGGCATTCTGGGCGCGCCCGGCGATGCCGCTCGGCAGTCACCCTCCGCAATGGCCGGCGCGGGCTTGA
- a CDS encoding Y-family DNA polymerase — MSAFSRNRRRILSLWLPRLPIDRIKRQLWQDDGSREANHPSIVVAKQNNALQIFALDDAAARLSLEIGQPLANARAICPQLRVFDADEAADARALNAIAEWCDRFTPLVAIDPPHGLFLDITGCVHLFGGEATMMRLLCDVLTAQGFAISAAIAGTSVCARTMTRHVHGRIVGDGEEADAVRPLPVSALGADAVVVIGLRRAGLKTIGDVAARARHEITARFGAGFTTLLEQALGQSDAPISPRKPLPDYIVEKRFAEPVATDGVISATLSRLAEMLVAAMAQQGKGARRLEARFFRTDGAVRTIMVDTGQPVTKSTVIDRLFRERLDALNDPLDPGFGFDLIRLSASRTEIVVQQQRDLDANVHDNDELAALIDRIAARIGGRRVVVHLPQDTHIPERAVLAAPAQHHLAAAAQAVWPVRTEAEPPLRPLRLFERPEQIKVIAQVPDGPPARFVWRRATHAVVRAEGPERVAMEWWRAQDEMLTRDYFRVEDEAGLRFWLYRDGLYDREIVQQEGRAVQPNWFMHGLFA, encoded by the coding sequence ATGAGTGCCTTTTCGAGAAACCGGCGGCGTATCCTCAGCCTGTGGCTGCCGCGCCTGCCCATCGACCGTATCAAACGCCAGCTTTGGCAGGACGACGGTTCGCGTGAAGCAAACCATCCCAGCATTGTCGTTGCCAAGCAAAACAACGCGTTGCAGATTTTTGCCCTCGACGACGCAGCCGCGCGTCTCAGCCTTGAGATCGGCCAGCCGCTCGCCAATGCCCGCGCCATCTGCCCGCAATTAAGGGTGTTCGATGCCGATGAGGCGGCCGACGCCAGGGCGCTGAATGCCATTGCCGAATGGTGCGACCGCTTCACGCCGCTGGTGGCGATCGATCCTCCGCACGGCTTGTTTCTCGATATCACCGGCTGCGTCCATTTGTTCGGCGGCGAGGCCACAATGATGCGGCTGTTGTGCGACGTGCTGACCGCGCAGGGTTTTGCCATCAGCGCCGCCATCGCCGGCACCTCGGTGTGTGCGCGGACGATGACGCGTCATGTCCATGGCCGCATCGTTGGGGATGGCGAGGAAGCCGATGCGGTCAGGCCGTTGCCGGTGTCGGCGCTTGGCGCCGACGCTGTCGTTGTTATCGGCCTGCGCCGCGCCGGGCTGAAAACCATCGGCGATGTCGCCGCCCGTGCGCGTCATGAAATCACCGCAAGATTCGGTGCTGGTTTCACAACCCTGCTGGAACAGGCGCTGGGGCAAAGCGATGCGCCGATCAGCCCGCGCAAGCCGCTACCGGATTACATCGTGGAGAAACGTTTCGCCGAACCGGTGGCGACCGATGGCGTGATCTCGGCGACCTTGTCCAGGCTGGCCGAAATGCTGGTCGCGGCGATGGCGCAGCAGGGCAAGGGCGCGCGGCGGCTGGAAGCCCGTTTCTTCCGCACCGATGGCGCGGTTCGCACCATCATGGTCGATACCGGCCAACCCGTGACCAAAAGCACGGTGATCGATCGCCTGTTTCGTGAGCGGCTCGATGCCTTGAACGATCCGCTCGATCCGGGTTTCGGATTCGATCTCATTCGCCTGAGCGCCAGCCGCACCGAAATCGTGGTGCAACAGCAGCGCGATCTCGATGCCAATGTCCACGACAATGACGAACTGGCCGCATTGATCGACCGCATTGCCGCGCGCATCGGCGGGCGGCGCGTGGTCGTGCATTTGCCGCAGGACACCCACATTCCCGAGCGCGCGGTGCTGGCTGCACCGGCACAGCATCATTTAGCCGCCGCCGCGCAGGCGGTCTGGCCGGTGCGCACCGAGGCAGAGCCGCCGTTGCGGCCGCTGCGGCTGTTCGAGCGGCCGGAACAGATCAAAGTCATCGCGCAGGTGCCGGATGGGCCGCCCGCCCGGTTCGTCTGGCGCCGCGCCACCCACGCCGTGGTCCGCGCCGAAGGTCCCGAGCGCGTCGCCATGGAATGGTGGCGCGCGCAGGACGAGATGCTGACGCGCGATTATTTTCGCGTCGAGGACGAGGCCGGCTTGCGGTTCTGGCTGTATCGCGATGGACTTTACGACCGCGAGATCGTGCAGCAAGAAGGCAGGGCCGTTCAGCCGAACTGGTTCATGCACGGGTTGTTCGCATGA
- a CDS encoding efflux RND transporter periplasmic adaptor subunit has protein sequence MPSEFTKELQLLTGKRLAVGAVLLALAGAALYGFLHLGGAGHGSSEMSSQSRKGSQRYTPTPAEWASLTIEPVTERVFRAETVTEGKISVDEDRSTPVFSPYAGRVMKLLVRPGDSVTQGQPLFVVEAADTVQAQNDFITAMTGLNKAQSALDLAQLQDKRAKDLFEGKAVPLKDYQQSQATLIQAQNDLRSSQTALEAARNKLRILGLTDDAISAFQEKGRIDPNTTIFSPITGTVVQRKVGPGQYVNSGASDPVFVIGDLSTVWLTAFVRETDASKVSVGQEIAFNVLALPGRPLTARIDYVSAAIDPATRRLLVRATIDNKDGLLKPEMFANVTIYSAGDHRAAAVPKQALIYEGDQVRIWVAHEDKSIELRQVKTGLTNGDLVEVEGNLKPGELIVTKGSLFIDRAASGS, from the coding sequence ATGCCGTCGGAATTTACCAAGGAATTGCAGTTGCTTACCGGGAAGCGGCTGGCCGTTGGCGCGGTCCTGCTGGCGCTGGCCGGCGCTGCTTTGTACGGGTTTTTGCATCTCGGAGGGGCAGGGCACGGGTCGTCCGAGATGTCGAGCCAATCCCGCAAGGGATCGCAACGTTACACCCCGACCCCGGCCGAGTGGGCCAGCCTGACCATTGAGCCCGTGACCGAGCGCGTTTTTCGGGCGGAGACCGTGACCGAAGGCAAGATCTCGGTCGACGAGGATCGTTCGACGCCGGTGTTTTCGCCCTATGCCGGCCGGGTCATGAAGCTGCTGGTCCGGCCAGGCGACAGCGTCACGCAAGGCCAGCCGCTGTTTGTGGTCGAAGCCGCCGACACGGTGCAGGCGCAGAACGATTTCATTACGGCCATGACCGGGTTGAACAAGGCCCAGTCGGCGCTCGATCTCGCGCAACTGCAGGACAAGCGCGCCAAGGATCTATTCGAGGGCAAGGCCGTTCCGCTGAAGGACTATCAGCAGAGCCAGGCAACCCTGATCCAGGCGCAGAACGATTTGCGCTCGTCGCAAACCGCGCTGGAGGCGGCGCGCAACAAATTGCGAATTCTCGGCCTGACCGACGACGCGATATCGGCGTTTCAGGAAAAGGGCCGCATCGATCCGAATACCACCATCTTCTCGCCGATCACCGGCACTGTGGTGCAGCGAAAGGTCGGCCCCGGCCAATATGTGAACTCCGGCGCCAGCGATCCGGTCTTTGTGATCGGCGATCTCTCCACCGTCTGGCTCACGGCATTCGTCCGCGAAACCGATGCGTCGAAGGTATCGGTGGGGCAGGAGATCGCCTTCAATGTGCTGGCGCTGCCAGGCCGCCCACTGACGGCGCGCATCGACTATGTTTCCGCGGCGATCGATCCCGCCACACGCCGGCTTCTGGTCCGCGCCACGATCGATAACAAGGACGGCCTGTTGAAGCCGGAAATGTTCGCCAATGTCACGATCTATTCGGCCGGCGATCACCGGGCCGCCGCCGTGCCGAAGCAGGCCCTGATCTATGAGGGCGACCAGGTCCGCATCTGGGTCGCGCACGAGGACAAGTCGATCGAACTCCGCCAGGTCAAGACCGGCCTCACCAACGGCGACCTCGTCGAGGTCGAGGGTAATTTGAAGCCCGGCGAGTTGATCGTGACCAAGGGCAGCCTGTTCATCGACCGCGCGGCTTCCGGCAGCTAG
- a CDS encoding error-prone DNA polymerase: MTTPAYAEIGITTNFSFLRGGSHPQEYVNQASDLRLPVIGIADHNTLAGVVRAYKELDNPKVKYRPKLLIGSRLVFMDDTPDILVYPRDRAAYGRLCRLLTRGKRGDDTEKGECHLKLDDLLEFAEGQLLVVMLPHRFEPAHALKVLDRLQRSRAEGVWLAASLLYRGDDRRRLARLHHIAATARVPLLATNEVLYHHPARRPLQDVLTCIREKTTIDAIGRRLEANAERYLKPANEMARLFGDVPEAIAETMRFAGRITFSLDQLKYQYPDEPVPPGKTAQQHLEDLTRAGVDQYFPSGIDDLLRSTLRKELDLIAELKYAHYFLTVHDIVHYAREQNILCQGRGSAANSAVCYVLGITSVDPTKVDLLFERFISKERLEPPDIDVDFEHSRREEVMQYVYRRYGRHRAAIIATVIHYRPRSAIRDVGKALGLTEDVTAALADTVWGSWGKGLDDMQVKQAGLDPGNSMVELAVELAGELIEFPRHLSQHVGGYVLTQDRLDTYVPIGNAAMDDRTFIEWDKDDVDALNMMKVDVLALGMLTCIRKCFDLIADHKGKRYELATIPQDEKPVYDMLCRGESLGVFQVESRAQMNMLPRLQPRKFYDLVIEVAIVRPGPIQGDMVHPYLKRRKMHPEDIEYPYPKGGNKNELKEVLHKTLGVPLFQEQAMRIAIEAAEFTSEEANGLRRAMATFRNVGTIGKFEAKMVGNMIRRGYDPVFAKNCFDQIKGFGSYGFPESHAASFAQLVYVSSWLKHFHPDAFCCGLLNSQPMGFYAPAQIVGDARKNGVEVREIDVSHSYAQNTLEEQCGRYHAVRLGFRQIDGFRWVDPDEERLKQIQESFRDSEMRPHSDREGTVLPLPPAGEGWGGGVSASHALREEGALTRIASFDAMRPPPQAGEVRNDWAERIVAARQRRPFTSLEDFARDTGLPKRALILLADADAFRSIGLDRRAALWVVRRLPDDVPLPLFEIATAREQPDEHAQPLPNMPLPEQVVADYQTIRLSLKGHPMEFLRLMFSDENVIPCEAVSDANDRQRVRCAGVVLVRQRPGSAKGVVFMTLEDETGIANIVVWPKVMERFRKEVMGARLALVEGYIQSSPEKVVHLVAERVFDRSRDLVSLANDALSRKHPVPAGPALIEPLNDDRREHPENPAQKIRHPRNVRILPRSRDFH; encoded by the coding sequence ATGACCACTCCTGCGTATGCCGAGATCGGAATCACGACGAATTTTTCGTTCCTGCGCGGCGGATCGCATCCGCAGGAATACGTGAATCAGGCGAGCGATCTACGCCTTCCCGTCATCGGCATTGCCGATCACAACACGCTGGCTGGCGTGGTGCGGGCTTATAAGGAACTCGATAATCCCAAGGTCAAATACAGGCCGAAGCTTCTGATCGGATCGCGTCTCGTCTTTATGGACGATACGCCGGACATTCTGGTTTATCCACGCGATCGCGCGGCTTACGGCCGGCTATGCCGGCTGCTTACCCGTGGCAAACGGGGCGATGATACCGAGAAGGGCGAATGTCATCTGAAGCTCGATGACCTCCTGGAATTCGCCGAAGGGCAGCTGCTCGTCGTGATGCTGCCGCATCGCTTCGAGCCAGCGCACGCGCTCAAGGTTCTGGATCGATTGCAGCGCAGCCGTGCGGAGGGAGTGTGGCTCGCCGCGAGCCTTTTGTATCGGGGTGACGACAGGCGTCGTCTCGCGCGGCTTCATCATATCGCTGCAACCGCCCGCGTGCCGCTGCTGGCGACCAACGAGGTGCTGTATCACCATCCCGCGCGCCGCCCTCTGCAGGATGTCCTGACCTGCATCCGCGAAAAGACGACCATCGACGCCATTGGCAGGCGCCTTGAAGCCAACGCCGAGCGTTATCTCAAGCCTGCGAATGAAATGGCGCGGTTGTTTGGCGATGTGCCGGAGGCGATCGCCGAAACCATGCGGTTTGCGGGCCGCATTACGTTCTCGCTTGATCAACTCAAATATCAGTACCCCGACGAACCGGTGCCGCCGGGCAAGACCGCACAGCAGCATCTGGAAGACCTGACACGGGCCGGCGTTGATCAATATTTTCCCAGCGGGATTGATGATCTGCTCCGCTCCACCTTGAGAAAGGAGCTCGATCTCATCGCGGAACTCAAATACGCGCATTATTTTTTGACCGTGCACGATATCGTCCATTATGCGCGCGAGCAAAACATCCTCTGCCAGGGTCGGGGCTCGGCGGCAAACTCAGCCGTGTGCTACGTGCTCGGCATAACCTCCGTCGATCCGACCAAGGTCGATCTGCTGTTTGAGCGTTTTATTTCCAAGGAACGGCTGGAGCCCCCCGACATCGACGTCGATTTCGAACATTCGCGGCGCGAGGAGGTGATGCAATATGTCTATCGAAGATACGGCCGCCACCGCGCCGCAATCATCGCAACCGTCATTCATTACCGGCCGCGCAGCGCGATCCGCGATGTCGGCAAGGCGCTGGGGTTGACGGAAGATGTGACCGCGGCATTGGCCGATACCGTATGGGGAAGCTGGGGCAAGGGCCTCGACGACATGCAGGTCAAGCAGGCGGGTCTCGATCCCGGCAATTCGATGGTCGAACTGGCCGTCGAACTCGCCGGCGAACTGATCGAGTTTCCGCGGCATCTCTCACAGCATGTCGGCGGCTATGTGCTGACACAGGACCGGCTCGATACCTACGTGCCGATCGGCAATGCCGCGATGGACGACCGTACCTTCATCGAATGGGACAAGGACGATGTCGATGCGCTGAACATGATGAAGGTCGATGTGCTGGCGCTGGGCATGCTGACCTGCATCCGCAAATGTTTTGACTTGATCGCGGATCACAAGGGCAAGCGCTACGAACTGGCGACGATTCCTCAGGATGAGAAGCCGGTCTACGACATGCTGTGCCGGGGCGAGTCGCTCGGCGTGTTCCAAGTCGAAAGCCGCGCGCAGATGAATATGCTGCCGCGGCTGCAACCGCGGAAATTTTACGACCTCGTCATCGAAGTCGCCATTGTGCGGCCCGGTCCGATTCAGGGCGACATGGTGCATCCTTATCTAAAACGGCGCAAAATGCATCCTGAGGACATAGAGTACCCTTATCCGAAGGGAGGAAACAAAAACGAGCTCAAGGAAGTCCTGCACAAAACCCTCGGCGTGCCCCTGTTCCAGGAACAGGCGATGCGTATCGCCATCGAGGCTGCGGAATTTACCTCCGAGGAGGCCAACGGGCTGCGCCGCGCCATGGCGACGTTCCGCAATGTCGGTACCATCGGCAAATTCGAAGCCAAGATGGTCGGCAACATGATCCGGCGTGGCTACGATCCGGTGTTCGCGAAAAACTGCTTCGATCAGATCAAGGGATTCGGCAGCTACGGTTTCCCGGAAAGCCATGCCGCGAGTTTTGCCCAACTCGTCTATGTCTCGTCATGGCTGAAGCATTTCCACCCCGATGCGTTCTGCTGTGGTTTGCTCAATTCGCAGCCGATGGGCTTTTATGCCCCGGCTCAGATCGTCGGCGATGCGCGCAAGAACGGCGTCGAGGTGCGCGAGATCGACGTGTCCCACAGTTACGCGCAGAATACGCTGGAGGAACAATGTGGACGATATCACGCCGTCCGGCTCGGCTTTCGCCAGATCGACGGGTTCAGGTGGGTCGATCCGGACGAGGAGCGGTTGAAGCAAATTCAAGAGTCATTCCGGGATTCGGAAATGAGGCCGCACAGCGACCGCGAAGGGACTGTGCTCCCTCTCCCGCCTGCGGGGGAGGGCTGGGGTGGGGGTGTCTCCGCGAGTCACGCTCTTCGTGAGGAGGGAGCCCTCACCCGCATCGCATCTTTCGATGCGATGCGACCTCCCCCGCAAGCGGGAGAGGTGAGGAACGACTGGGCCGAGCGCATCGTCGCCGCACGGCAGCGCCGCCCCTTCACCTCGCTGGAAGATTTTGCCCGTGACACGGGCTTGCCCAAGCGCGCGCTGATCCTGCTGGCGGATGCCGATGCGTTTCGCTCCATCGGGCTCGATCGCCGCGCGGCACTTTGGGTAGTGCGGCGGCTGCCCGACGATGTGCCGCTGCCGCTGTTCGAAATTGCCACCGCGCGCGAGCAGCCCGACGAGCATGCGCAGCCCCTGCCCAACATGCCGCTGCCGGAGCAGGTGGTGGCCGACTATCAGACCATCCGGCTGTCGCTGAAGGGCCATCCGATGGAATTTCTGCGGCTGATGTTTTCAGACGAAAACGTCATCCCATGCGAAGCGGTGTCCGACGCCAACGACCGGCAACGGGTGCGCTGTGCCGGCGTGGTGCTGGTACGGCAGCGTCCGGGCAGCGCCAAGGGTGTGGTCTTCATGACGCTGGAAGACGAAACCGGCATCGCCAATATCGTGGTGTGGCCGAAGGTGATGGAACGCTTCCGCAAGGAGGTGATGGGCGCGCGGCTGGCGCTGGTCGAGGGGTATATTCAGAGCAGCCCCGAAAAGGTCGTGCATCTCGTCGCCGAGCGGGTGTTCGATCGCTCCCGCGATCTGGTGAGCTTGGCCAATGACGCGCTCAGCCGCAAGCATCCCGTGCCCGCAGGCCCCGCGCTGATCGAGCCGCTCAATGACGACCGGCGAGAGCATCCGGAAAATCCAGCCCAGAAAATCCGCCATCCCCGCAACGTACGGATTCTGCCGCGCTCGCGGGATTTTCATTAG